A stretch of Bradyrhizobium sp. AZCC 2262 DNA encodes these proteins:
- a CDS encoding M24 family metallopeptidase, with translation MNHTHSEAAAKPPFDTAKLDRLMGEADLDVLVATSRHNVQYLLGGYRFFFFDAMDAIGVSRYLPVVVYQRGRPENTLYVGNRMEGFERELGTIPAPIVKTSCWGTLDATETAVQHIKQLGDGVRRVGIEPSFLPADARQLLGAQLGNVELLDGQFVLERLRAIKTAAEIELVRQASARVVSAMQATFKACEPGMSKHDVVDRLRKEEQARDLTFEYCLITAGTSRNRAPSNQRLERRDVMSLDSGGNFHGYIGDLCRMGILGQPDAQLKELLQEVEEIQQIARKVVRPGTAGGEIVTAGEAAVKSSPHRDILDFTAHGIGLISHEAPRLSDHGPVPYAAYDADRPLQPGMVISIETALPHPTRGYIKLEDTLIVTETGWEAAGDGARGWNVAGQN, from the coding sequence ATGAACCATACGCACAGCGAAGCCGCGGCGAAGCCACCGTTCGATACGGCGAAGCTCGACCGGCTGATGGGGGAGGCGGACCTCGATGTCCTCGTCGCCACCTCGCGGCATAACGTCCAGTACCTGTTGGGTGGCTACCGCTTCTTCTTTTTCGACGCGATGGATGCGATCGGCGTCAGCCGCTATTTGCCTGTCGTCGTTTATCAAAGGGGCCGGCCCGAAAACACGCTTTATGTCGGTAATCGCATGGAGGGTTTCGAGCGCGAGCTGGGAACCATTCCGGCGCCGATCGTCAAGACGTCGTGCTGGGGAACGCTCGACGCGACCGAAACTGCTGTCCAGCATATCAAACAGCTCGGCGACGGCGTGAGGAGGGTGGGTATTGAACCAAGTTTTCTGCCCGCTGACGCCAGGCAACTTCTCGGTGCTCAACTCGGCAATGTGGAGTTGCTCGATGGGCAGTTCGTGCTGGAACGGTTGCGCGCGATCAAGACGGCAGCGGAGATCGAGCTTGTCCGTCAGGCTTCCGCGCGCGTCGTCAGCGCCATGCAGGCCACGTTCAAGGCTTGCGAACCCGGAATGAGCAAGCACGATGTCGTCGACCGGCTGAGGAAGGAAGAGCAGGCGCGCGATCTGACGTTCGAATACTGCCTGATAACAGCGGGGACCAGCCGCAACCGCGCGCCGTCGAACCAGCGGTTGGAGCGGCGCGACGTGATGTCGCTCGACTCCGGTGGCAATTTTCACGGCTACATAGGTGACCTGTGCCGCATGGGCATCCTCGGGCAACCCGACGCCCAGCTGAAGGAATTGTTGCAGGAGGTCGAGGAAATCCAGCAGATAGCGCGCAAGGTCGTCCGGCCGGGTACGGCGGGTGGCGAAATCGTCACGGCCGGCGAAGCGGCGGTGAAATCCTCTCCGCATCGCGACATCCTGGATTTCACCGCGCATGGCATAGGCCTGATCAGTCATGAAGCGCCGCGCCTGTCCGATCACGGCCCGGTGCCGTACGCAGCTTACGATGCCGATCGTCCGCTACAGCCCGGAATGGTGATCTCCATCGAGACGGCGCTGCCGCATCCTACCCGCGGTTACATCAAGCTCGAGGATACGCTGATCGTGACTGAAACCGGCTGGGAAGCCGCTGGCGACGGCGCACGCGGCTGGAACGTTGCCGGCCAGAATTGA
- a CDS encoding GYD domain-containing protein: MTIYISQGRYTAAAIKGMTAKPEDRSEAVAELFAAAGARLISWYLTLGPYDWLIIAEAPDEPTMISAVLAAAAGGSLSDITTTVALTASDTAKAFQRAGELTLKFRSAGRADYYGVGIDSGREIGEA; the protein is encoded by the coding sequence ATGACGATTTACATTTCTCAAGGTCGTTACACCGCAGCGGCCATCAAGGGGATGACTGCGAAGCCGGAGGACCGTTCCGAGGCGGTCGCGGAGTTGTTCGCCGCCGCCGGTGCTCGACTGATCAGTTGGTATCTGACTTTGGGACCCTACGATTGGCTAATCATAGCGGAAGCACCGGATGAACCCACGATGATTTCAGCGGTCCTTGCGGCCGCGGCGGGCGGAAGCCTTTCAGACATAACCACTACCGTGGCGCTCACGGCGAGTGATACGGCAAAGGCCTTCCAGCGGGCAGGCGAACTTACTCTGAAATTCAGATCGGCGGGCCGTGCTGATTACTACGGAGTAGGGATCGATTCGGGCCGTGAGATCGGCGAAGCTTGA
- a CDS encoding MFS transporter, with translation MADQTSVVPFDEAPVTTRYWLSIILFAVTGVVDFFDFFVVGFLVSVLAPKWHLTFGQTSIMLMSAGIGAMLGALASGFLADRFGRKPLAVAGVLICGLSSGAIALIPEDGWIFFAILRFFVGFGLAAGAAAAVPAIVEFAPTRHRTLVTSLVVVPVAFGVLSASITASYLLPLVGWRGLAAVGFLPIILAILTAFVMPESPRWLISKGRVREAQTSIRKLYQVGDQPFALPALPAASRARFADLFAEQRRFWLTVLIWFGASTANYGVFLWGPTIVALLLGVAPQDAAKMFIYVSLAGVLGRTGFAFLAHRVGRKPCGQLMGYGIAISLGLAAFFYNDFVGSVPLFLVFLIVGALFFDGGFSNLAPYPAEIFPVQLSGRAVGLAQFANGVGKIVGPLCLAVIAGADNFVHPQATASAVTPAFIFLAGAGLLVGLAFTFLGVEPHGRPVSLFGGTRSGSAASKPVTAKTAA, from the coding sequence ATGGCCGACCAGACGAGCGTAGTGCCATTCGACGAAGCGCCGGTAACGACGCGATATTGGCTATCGATCATCCTTTTCGCCGTGACCGGCGTGGTCGACTTCTTCGATTTCTTCGTGGTCGGGTTTCTGGTGTCGGTGCTGGCGCCGAAATGGCACCTGACCTTCGGGCAGACCTCGATCATGCTGATGAGCGCCGGCATCGGCGCCATGCTTGGCGCGCTGGCGTCGGGCTTCCTCGCCGATCGTTTTGGCCGCAAGCCGCTCGCCGTCGCCGGTGTCCTGATCTGCGGCCTCAGTTCCGGAGCGATTGCGCTGATACCGGAGGACGGCTGGATCTTCTTTGCGATACTGCGCTTCTTCGTCGGCTTTGGCCTTGCGGCGGGCGCGGCGGCAGCCGTGCCGGCGATCGTCGAATTCGCGCCGACCCGCCACAGGACGCTGGTTACCAGCCTCGTGGTAGTTCCCGTCGCCTTTGGCGTGTTGTCGGCATCGATCACGGCGAGCTATCTGCTGCCGCTGGTTGGTTGGCGCGGGCTCGCCGCGGTCGGCTTCCTGCCGATCATCCTCGCGATCCTGACCGCTTTTGTCATGCCGGAGTCGCCGCGCTGGCTGATCAGCAAGGGCCGGGTACGGGAAGCGCAGACCAGCATCCGCAAGCTCTACCAGGTCGGCGATCAACCGTTTGCCCTGCCGGCGCTACCAGCCGCAAGCCGCGCTCGGTTTGCCGATTTGTTTGCCGAACAACGGCGTTTCTGGCTGACGGTGCTGATCTGGTTCGGCGCCAGCACCGCCAATTATGGCGTCTTCCTGTGGGGACCTACGATCGTCGCCCTGTTGCTCGGGGTTGCGCCCCAGGATGCAGCGAAGATGTTCATCTATGTCAGTCTTGCCGGCGTGCTCGGCCGGACCGGGTTTGCCTTTCTGGCCCATCGGGTCGGCCGCAAGCCGTGCGGTCAGCTGATGGGATATGGCATCGCCATTTCACTGGGATTGGCCGCATTCTTCTATAATGATTTCGTCGGCTCGGTGCCGCTGTTCCTGGTTTTCCTGATCGTCGGTGCGTTGTTCTTCGACGGCGGGTTCTCAAATCTCGCCCCCTATCCGGCGGAGATCTTCCCGGTTCAGCTCAGCGGGCGCGCGGTTGGATTGGCACAATTCGCCAATGGCGTCGGCAAGATCGTGGGGCCGCTGTGTCTCGCCGTGATCGCGGGTGCCGATAATTTCGTGCATCCGCAGGCGACTGCATCTGCTGTGACGCCGGCGTTCATCTTTCTGGCTGGTGCAGGCCTTCTGGTCGGACTTGCCTTTACCTTCCTTGGCGTCGAGCCGCATGGGCGCCCGGTCTCGTTGTTCGGCGGCACAAGGAGCGGGAGTGCAGCGTCGAAGCCGGTGACGGCAAAAACCGCGGCGTAA
- a CDS encoding TRAP transporter substrate-binding protein, whose amino-acid sequence MSRRNFARLAVTTGAAAVTSPAVAQGAIKWRLASSFPKSLEGLWGASPTLAKYVNEMSDGKFTIDPFAAGEIVPGLQVLDAVANSTVECGHSYGGYYIGKNPTLIFDGSLPFGMTPRQQNAWYLYGDGKKLMDEVYDGMGVVSIPFGNTGGQTFGWFRKEMKSAADFNGIKMRVAGFGGKVLSKLGVIPQQIAAGDIYPALEKGTIDAAEWVGPYDDEKLGFHKVAKYMHLPGVLELEANTGLYINKSKWAELPVAYQAMLRVACAYALMEMLAGYDARNPKALNRLVAAGAQLVLLSPDILKALRAALEQVLDEEAAKSEQFKRVLENWRAFRAEQHRWFLIADARTEMSVYALTTAQ is encoded by the coding sequence ATCTCACGCCGGAACTTCGCTCGTCTCGCTGTAACGACCGGTGCTGCTGCCGTTACCTCGCCCGCGGTTGCGCAAGGTGCAATCAAGTGGCGGCTCGCGTCGAGCTTTCCGAAGAGTCTCGAAGGTCTGTGGGGAGCGAGCCCAACGCTCGCCAAATACGTGAACGAGATGAGCGACGGCAAGTTCACCATCGATCCCTTTGCGGCGGGAGAGATCGTGCCCGGGCTGCAGGTGCTGGACGCAGTTGCGAACAGCACGGTCGAGTGCGGCCATTCCTACGGCGGGTACTACATCGGCAAGAATCCCACGCTGATATTCGACGGGTCGCTTCCTTTCGGGATGACGCCGCGTCAGCAGAATGCCTGGTACCTCTACGGCGACGGCAAGAAGCTGATGGACGAGGTCTATGATGGCATGGGCGTGGTCAGCATTCCGTTCGGAAATACCGGCGGGCAGACCTTCGGCTGGTTCCGGAAGGAGATGAAGTCAGCAGCCGATTTCAACGGCATCAAGATGCGCGTTGCGGGTTTCGGCGGGAAGGTACTGTCGAAGCTCGGCGTGATCCCGCAACAGATCGCGGCCGGTGACATCTATCCGGCACTTGAGAAAGGCACGATCGACGCCGCCGAGTGGGTCGGACCTTATGACGACGAGAAACTCGGCTTCCACAAGGTCGCGAAGTACATGCACCTTCCGGGCGTGCTCGAGCTGGAGGCCAACACCGGCCTCTACATCAACAAGTCGAAGTGGGCCGAACTGCCGGTGGCCTATCAGGCGATGCTGAGGGTGGCCTGCGCCTACGCGCTTATGGAAATGCTTGCGGGTTATGACGCGCGCAACCCCAAGGCGCTCAATCGCCTCGTTGCGGCCGGCGCTCAGCTGGTCTTGCTCAGCCCGGACATCCTGAAGGCGCTGCGCGCCGCGCTCGAGCAGGTGCTCGACGAGGAGGCCGCGAAAAGCGAGCAGTTCAAGCGCGTGCTCGAGAACTGGCGTGCCTTCCGCGCCGAGCAGCACCGCTGGTTCTTGATCGCGGACGCACGCACCGAGATGTCGGTGTACGCGCTCACCACCGCCCAATAG